A portion of the Meriones unguiculatus strain TT.TT164.6M chromosome 11, Bangor_MerUng_6.1, whole genome shotgun sequence genome contains these proteins:
- the Hnrnpu gene encoding heterogeneous nuclear ribonucleoprotein U, giving the protein MSSSPVNVKKLKVSELKEELKKRRLSDKGLKADLMDRLQAALDNEAGGRPAMEPGNGSLDLGGDAAGRSGAGLEQEAAAGAEDEEEEEGIAALDGDQMDLGEENGAEGAADAGAMEEEEAASEDENGDDQGFQEGEDELGDEEEGAGDENGHGEQQPQPPAAAQQPAQQRGAGKEAAGKSSGPTSLFAVTVAPPGARQGQQQAGGDGKTEQKGGDKKRGVKRPREDHGRGYFEYIEENKYSRAKSPQPPVEEEDEHFDDTVVCLDTYNCDLHFKISRDRLSASSLTMESFAFLWAGGRASYGVSKGKVCFEMKVTEKIPVRHLYTKDIDIHEVRIGWSLTTSGMLLGEEEFSYGYSLKGIKTCNCETEDYGEKFDENDVITCFANFETDEVELSYAKNGQDLGVAFKISKEVLADRPLFPHVLCHNCAVEFNFGQKEKPYFPIPEDCTFIQNVPLEDRVRGPKGPEEKKDCEVVMMIGLPGAGKTTWVTKHAAENPGKYNILGTNTIMDKMMVAGFKKQMADTGKLNTLLQRAPQCLGKFIEIAARKKRNFILDQTNVSAAAQRRKMCLFAGFQRKAVVVCPKDEDYKQRTQKKAEVEGKDLPEHAVLKMKGNFTLPEVAECFDEITYVELQKEEAQKLLEQYKEESKKALPPEKKQNTGSKKSNKNKSGKNQFNRGGGHRGRGGFNMRGGNFRGGAPGNRGGYNRRGNMPQRGGGGGSGGIGYPYPRGPVFPGRGGYSNRGNYNRGGMPNRGNYNQNFRGRGNNRGYKNQSQGYNQWQQGQFWGQKPWSQHYHQGYY; this is encoded by the exons ATGAGTTCTTCGCCTGTTAATGTCAAGAAGCTGAAGGTGTCGGAGCTGAAGGAGGAGCTCAAGAAGCGGCGCCTCTCCGACAAGGGCCTCAAGGCCGACCTCATGGATCGCCTCCAGGCCGCGCTGGACAACGAGGCGGGAGGCCGCCCCGCCATGGAGCCCGGGAACGGCAGCCTCGACCTGGGTGGCGATGCGGCCGGGCGCTCGGGAGCAGGCCTAGAGCAGGAGGCCGCGGCCGGCGccgaggacgaggaggaggaggagggcatcGCCGCGCTGGACGGCGACCAGATGGATCTGGGCGAGGAGAACGGGGCGGAGGGGGCGGCCGACGCGGGCgcgatggaggaggaggaggcggcgtCGGAGGACGAAAACGGCGACGACCAGGGCTTCCAGGAGGGGGAGGACGAGCTCGGCGACGAGGAGGAGGGCGCGGGCGACGAGAACGGCCACGGGGAGCAGCAGCCCCAACCGCCGGCGGCGGCGCAGCAGCCCGCCCAGCAGCGCGGGGCTGGCAAGGAGGCCGCGGGCAAGAGCAGCGGCCCCACCTCGCTCTTCGCGGTGACGGTGGCGCCGCCCGGGGCGAGGCAGGGCCAACAGCAGGCGGGAG GAGACggcaaaacagaacagaaaggcGGAGATAAAAAGAGAGGTGTCAAAAGACCTCGAGAAGATCATGGCCGAGGATATTTTGAGTATATTGAAGAAAACAAGTACAGCAG AGCCAAGTCTCCTCAGCCACCTGTTGAAGAAGAAGACGAACACTTCGATGACACAGTGGTTTGTCTTGATACTT ATAATTGTgatctgcattttaaaatatcaagagACCGCCTCAGTGCTTCTTCTCTTACTATGGagagttttgcttttctttgggcTGGAGGAAGAGCATCTTACGGTGTGTCAAAGGGCAAAGTCTGTTTTGAGATGAAG GTAACGGAGAAGATCCCAGTCAGGCATTTATATACAAAAGATATTGACATCCATGAAGTTCGGATTGGCTGGTCACTAACCACAAGTGGAATGTTGCTTG gtgaAGAAGAATTTTCCTACGGCTATTCTCTGAAAGGAATAAAAACCTGCAACTGCGAGACAGAGGATTATGGAGAGAAGTTTGATGAAAATGATGTGATTACATGTTTTGCT AACTTTGAAACTGATGAAGTTGAACTCTCCTATGCAAAGAATGGACAAGATCTTGGTGTTGCCTTCAAGATCAGTAAGGAAGTTCTTGCTGACCGGCCACTTTTCCCGCATGTTCTCTGTCATAACTGTGCAGTTGAATTTAATTTTGGTCAGAAGGAAAAGCCATACTTTCCAATACCTGAAGACTGTACGTTTATCCAAAATGTCCCCTTAGAGGACCGAGTTAGAGGGCCAAAGGGACCTGAAGAGAAGAAGGATTGTGAA GTTGTAATGATGATTGGCTTGCCAGGAGCTGGAAAAACTACCTGGGTTACTAAGCATGCAGCTGAAAACCCTGGGAAGTATAACATTCTTGGAACAAATACCATTATGGACAAAATGATG GTGGCAGGTTTTAAGAAGCAAATGGCAGATACTGGGAAACTGAACACACTGTTGCAGAGAGCCCCACAGTGTCTTGGAAAGTTTATTGAGATTGCTGCCCGCAAGAAGCGAAATTTTATTCTGGATCAG acAAATGTGTCTGCTGCTGCCCAGAGGAGAAAAATGTGCCTGTTTGCAGGCTTTCAGCGAAAAGCTGTTGTAGTTTGCCCAAAAGACGAAGACTATAAacagaggacacagaagaaaGCAGAAGTAGAGGGGAAAGACCTACCAGAACATGCTGTCCTTAAGATGAAAG GAAACTTCACCCTGCCTGAGGTGGCTGAATGTTTTGATGAAATAACCTATGTTGAACTTCAGAAGGAAGAAGCCCAAAAGCTTTTGGAGCaatataaagaagaaagcaaaaaggCACTCCCACCAGAAAAGAAGCAAAACACTGGCTCAAAGAAGAGCAATAAAAATAAGAGTGGCAAGAACCAGTTCAACAGAGGTGGTGGCCATAGAGGGCGTGGAGGATTCAATATGCGAGGTGGCAATTTCAGAGGAGGAG CTCCTGGGAATCGTGGCGGATATAATAGGAGAGGCAACATGCCAcagagaggtggtggtggtggaagtgGTGGAATTGGCTATCCATATCCTCGTGGCCCTGTTTTCCCTGGAAGAGGTGGTTACTCAAACAGAGGGAATTATAACAGAGGTGGAATGCCCAACAGAGGGAACTATAACCAG aATTTCAGAGGACGAGGAAACAATCGTGGCTACAAAAATCAATCTCAGGGCTACAACCAGTGGCAGCAGGGT CAATTCTGGGGTCAGAAGCCATGGAGTCAGCATTATCACCAAGGATATTATTGA